One window of the Anaeromyxobacter dehalogenans 2CP-C genome contains the following:
- a CDS encoding ComEA family DNA-binding protein, with protein sequence MSPRWRALAVAAALLAAAPALAAKKALAQGEKVDLNRAPVVELMRLPGVGQQRAQAIVAHRARQPFRRVEDVLAVKGLGPAWLAKVRANVTVGGAAAPAAPAAQRTASAGR encoded by the coding sequence GTGAGCCCGCGGTGGAGGGCGCTCGCGGTCGCGGCCGCGCTGCTCGCCGCCGCCCCGGCGCTCGCGGCGAAGAAGGCGCTCGCGCAGGGCGAGAAGGTGGACCTGAACCGCGCGCCGGTGGTGGAGCTCATGCGGCTCCCCGGCGTCGGGCAGCAGCGCGCGCAGGCGATCGTCGCGCACCGCGCCCGGCAGCCGTTCCGCCGGGTGGAGGACGTGCTCGCGGTGAAGGGCCTCGGCCCCGCCTGGCTCGCGAAGGTGCGCGCCAACGTCACCGTGGGCGGCGCCGCCGCGCCCGCGGCGCCGGCCGCGCAGCGGACCGCCTCCGCCGGGCGGTGA
- a CDS encoding alpha/beta hydrolase — protein MVRTSSARGDEFDLPGGPDAVLLLHGLTGSTFEVLPVAERLHAAGMRCLAPRMAGHAGGPEALGAVSYTEWIAQARRDLERLAGARRTFLVGCSMGALVACALAHDHPARADGLVLLAPALELQLQGRLGALLGRLGPLRRVVIPKAAGSDVRDPEMRAANPAFPGVPLGAVAELAKLARHVDAQLPGIAAPALVIAGGHDHTVTLGGARRLARRIGSGPAALRVLPESWHLVGIDVERERCAEAAARFLEALPVPGGRRRADRPAPARRRKAGATAPKAKGGAGRRRRR, from the coding sequence GTGGTCCGGACCTCCAGCGCGCGTGGCGACGAGTTCGACCTCCCGGGCGGGCCCGACGCGGTCCTGCTGCTGCACGGCCTCACCGGCTCGACGTTCGAGGTCCTCCCCGTGGCGGAGCGGCTCCACGCCGCCGGCATGCGCTGCCTCGCCCCGCGGATGGCCGGCCACGCCGGCGGTCCGGAGGCGCTCGGCGCGGTCTCGTACACCGAGTGGATCGCGCAGGCCCGGCGCGACCTGGAGCGGCTCGCCGGCGCGCGCCGGACGTTCCTGGTGGGCTGCTCGATGGGCGCGCTCGTCGCGTGCGCGCTCGCCCACGACCACCCGGCGCGCGCGGACGGCCTGGTGCTCCTCGCCCCGGCGCTCGAGCTGCAGCTCCAGGGCCGGCTGGGCGCGCTGCTGGGGCGCCTCGGCCCGCTCCGGCGCGTGGTGATCCCGAAGGCGGCCGGCTCCGACGTGCGCGACCCCGAGATGCGCGCGGCGAACCCGGCCTTCCCGGGCGTGCCGCTCGGGGCGGTGGCCGAGCTGGCGAAGCTGGCGCGCCACGTGGACGCGCAGCTGCCCGGCATCGCCGCGCCGGCGCTGGTCATCGCGGGCGGGCACGACCACACCGTCACGCTCGGCGGCGCGCGCCGCCTGGCGCGGCGCATCGGCTCCGGCCCCGCCGCGCTGCGGGTGCTGCCGGAGAGCTGGCACCTCGTCGGCATCGACGTGGAGCGGGAGCGCTGCGCCGAGGCGGCCGCGCGCTTCCTGGAGGCGCTGCCCGTGCCGGGCGGCCGCCGGCGGGCGGACCGGCCCGCGCCGGCCCGGCGGCGGAAGGCGGGCGCGACGGCGCCGAAGGCGAAGGGCGGCGCCGGGCGCAGGCGCAGGAGGTGA
- a CDS encoding DUF3467 domain-containing protein has protein sequence MSDKPASPPPHGIPVQIEIDPITAQGAFVNMAMVNHTDTEFTLDLIYVQPQAPKATVRARAITTPKHMKRLLLAIQENLARYEARFGPVELGDAPAFPQGGIVN, from the coding sequence ATGTCCGACAAGCCCGCCTCCCCGCCGCCGCACGGGATCCCGGTGCAGATCGAGATCGACCCGATCACCGCGCAGGGCGCCTTCGTCAACATGGCCATGGTGAACCACACCGACACCGAGTTCACGCTCGACCTCATCTACGTCCAGCCGCAGGCGCCCAAGGCGACCGTGCGCGCGCGGGCGATCACCACGCCCAAGCACATGAAGCGGCTCCTGCTCGCCATCCAGGAGAACCTGGCGCGCTACGAGGCCCGGTTCGGGCCGGTCGAGCTGGGCGACGCGCCGGCGTTCCCGCAGGGCGGGATAGTGAACTGA
- the glpK gene encoding glycerol kinase GlpK, which translates to MASYVLAIDQGTTGTTVLVLDRRLSPRARVNQEFRQIFPKPGWVEHDLEDIWGSTASTVQRALREAGIRGSDVAAVGITNQRETTALWERRSSRAVAHAIVWQDRRTTDACAQLRSAGHEPLVRERTGLVLDPYFSGTKLRWLLDHTKGARQKAEAGELAFGTIDSFLVWRLTGGAAHVTDVSNASRTLLMDLRARRWDRELLDLFGVPPNVLPEIRSSSEVYGTTRGVKVLPDGIPVAGMAGDQQAALFGQACFRPGEAKCTYGTGAFLLQNVGPEPVMSSRGLLTTVAWTVGGETAYALEGSSFIAGAAVQWLRDGLGLIARAPDVEALAKQVKSTGELVFVPALAGLGAPHWRPEARGLIAGIDRSTTAAHLARATLEGIAFLIHDLAEAMRAEAGKPFPVFKVDGGASQNDLLMQFQADLLEVPVERPRMIETTALGAAFLAGLAVGFWKDREEIRRAWQVGKRFEPKMKPVEREQHVAKWRRAVQAA; encoded by the coding sequence GTGGCCAGCTACGTCCTCGCCATCGACCAGGGCACCACCGGCACCACCGTGCTGGTCCTCGACCGGCGGCTCTCGCCGCGCGCGCGGGTCAACCAGGAGTTCCGGCAGATCTTCCCGAAGCCGGGCTGGGTCGAGCACGATCTCGAGGACATCTGGGGCTCGACCGCGTCCACGGTCCAGCGCGCGCTGCGCGAGGCGGGCATCCGCGGCTCCGACGTGGCGGCGGTGGGCATCACGAACCAGCGGGAGACCACCGCGCTCTGGGAGCGGCGCTCCTCGCGCGCGGTGGCGCACGCCATCGTCTGGCAGGACCGCCGCACCACCGACGCGTGCGCGCAGCTCCGCTCCGCCGGGCACGAGCCGCTGGTCCGCGAGCGCACCGGGCTCGTGCTCGACCCGTACTTCTCCGGCACCAAGCTGCGGTGGCTGCTCGACCACACCAAGGGCGCGCGGCAGAAGGCCGAGGCCGGCGAGCTGGCGTTCGGCACCATCGACAGCTTCCTGGTGTGGCGGCTCACCGGCGGCGCGGCGCACGTCACCGACGTCTCGAACGCGAGCCGCACGCTGCTCATGGACCTGCGGGCCCGGCGCTGGGACCGCGAGCTCCTGGACCTGTTCGGCGTCCCGCCGAACGTGCTGCCGGAGATCCGATCGTCGTCGGAGGTGTACGGCACCACCCGCGGCGTGAAGGTGCTGCCGGACGGCATCCCGGTGGCGGGCATGGCCGGCGACCAGCAGGCGGCGCTGTTCGGCCAGGCCTGCTTCCGGCCGGGCGAGGCGAAGTGCACCTACGGCACCGGCGCGTTCCTGCTGCAGAACGTCGGGCCGGAGCCGGTGATGTCGTCGCGCGGCCTGCTCACCACGGTCGCGTGGACGGTGGGCGGCGAGACGGCGTACGCGCTGGAGGGCTCGTCGTTCATCGCCGGCGCCGCGGTCCAGTGGCTCCGCGACGGGCTGGGGCTCATCGCCCGCGCGCCGGACGTGGAGGCGCTCGCGAAGCAGGTGAAGTCCACCGGCGAGCTGGTGTTCGTGCCGGCGCTGGCCGGGCTGGGCGCGCCGCACTGGCGGCCGGAGGCGCGCGGCCTCATCGCGGGCATCGACCGGAGCACCACCGCGGCGCACCTGGCGCGCGCCACGCTCGAGGGGATCGCGTTCCTCATCCACGACCTCGCCGAGGCCATGCGCGCCGAGGCGGGCAAGCCGTTCCCGGTGTTCAAGGTGGACGGCGGCGCGTCGCAGAACGACCTGCTCATGCAGTTCCAGGCCGACCTGCTCGAGGTGCCGGTGGAGCGGCCGCGGATGATCGAGACCACCGCGCTCGGCGCCGCGTTCCTGGCCGGCCTGGCGGTGGGCTTCTGGAAGGACCGCGAGGAGATCCGCCGCGCCTGGCAGGTGGGGAAGCGCTTCGAGCCGAAGATGAAGCCGGTCGAGCGCGAGCAGCACGTCGCCAAGTGGCGGAGGGCGGTCCAGGCGGCGTAG
- the bioB gene encoding biotin synthase BioB has translation MCETASRTLPPGIEPISGDEARRLIHHTSGPELEALLDRAEAVRRAVHGDEVALCGITNAKSGRCPEDCGFCSQSARFEGADAPVYPMIGAGEIVEQARKAERAGAREFSIVASGTRLSREQELATVEDALRRLRAETAVEPCASLGLMREPELRRLKDAGLMHYHHNLETARSHFENVCTTHTFDEQLETIRAAKGLGLKLCSGGILGMGETPEQRVEFAEEVRDLGVDCVPVNFLNPRAGTPMEHLKAITPEECLAALAVFRLMMPAAHIFVMGGREVNLGDRQHLIFRAGANGTMVGNYLTSAGRAPDLTVGMVERQGLTLRPPDTGKAWAFDGHAPSDADWNRKAAEPRPRALPVVR, from the coding sequence ATGTGCGAGACCGCTTCCAGGACGCTGCCGCCCGGCATCGAGCCGATCTCCGGCGACGAGGCCCGCCGCCTCATCCACCACACCTCCGGCCCCGAGCTCGAGGCGCTGCTCGACCGCGCCGAGGCGGTGCGGCGAGCGGTGCACGGCGACGAGGTCGCGCTGTGCGGCATCACCAACGCGAAGAGCGGCCGCTGCCCCGAGGACTGCGGCTTCTGCTCGCAGTCGGCGCGCTTCGAGGGCGCCGACGCCCCGGTGTACCCGATGATCGGGGCCGGCGAGATCGTGGAGCAGGCGCGGAAGGCGGAGCGGGCCGGCGCGCGCGAGTTCTCGATCGTCGCGAGCGGGACGCGCCTCTCGCGGGAGCAGGAGCTCGCGACCGTGGAGGACGCGCTGCGGCGGCTGCGGGCCGAGACCGCGGTCGAGCCCTGCGCCTCGCTCGGCCTCATGCGCGAGCCGGAGCTGCGGCGGCTGAAGGACGCCGGGCTCATGCACTACCACCACAACCTCGAGACCGCGCGCAGCCACTTCGAGAACGTCTGCACCACGCACACGTTCGACGAGCAGCTCGAGACCATCCGCGCCGCGAAGGGGCTCGGGCTGAAGCTCTGCTCCGGCGGCATCCTGGGCATGGGCGAGACGCCGGAGCAGCGGGTGGAGTTCGCCGAGGAGGTCCGCGACCTGGGCGTGGACTGCGTGCCGGTGAACTTCCTCAACCCGCGCGCCGGCACGCCCATGGAGCACCTGAAGGCCATCACGCCGGAGGAGTGCCTGGCGGCGCTGGCGGTGTTCCGGCTGATGATGCCGGCGGCGCACATCTTCGTGATGGGCGGGCGCGAGGTGAACCTCGGCGACCGGCAGCACCTCATCTTCCGCGCCGGCGCGAACGGGACCATGGTCGGCAACTACCTCACCAGCGCCGGCCGCGCGCCCGACCTCACCGTGGGCATGGTGGAGCGGCAGGGGCTCACGCTGCGGCCGCCCGACACCGGCAAGGCCTGGGCGTTCGACGGCCACGCGCCCTCCGACGCCGACTGGAACCGCAAGGCCGCGGAGCCGCGCCCGCGGGCGCTGCCGGTGGTCCGCTGA
- the radA gene encoding DNA repair protein RadA — translation MSRAAPKIRTVFACAECGQQSPKWLGQCPACKQWNTLQEEIAAPEPKAGAAPRGWGTHAAARPLPLREVEAREEQRQRTGIGELDRVLGGGVVPGALVLLGGDPGIGKSTLVLAALDRVAQANPDRPVLYVSGEESARQVKLRADRLGVSAANLQVLAETDALKVLQAVESLAPAAVAVDSIQTQYLPELQSAPGTVTQIREVTARLMALAKTTETPVFLIGHVTKDGSIAGPRVLEHMVDTVLYFEGGGAHPYRVLRAHKNRFGSASEIGVFEMKAGGLAEVANPSALFLAERPEDAPGSAVTAVLNGTRTVLVEVQALVAPTGYGTPRRTALGVDGNRVALLAAVLEKKVGLEILPCDLFVNVAGGLSVDDPAADLAVVAALASSFRERALPARTLVLGEVGLAGEVRAVSQPGIRLAEAARLGFQRAIVPAASLRHADAPEGIELVGVTTVADALDRLA, via the coding sequence ATGTCTCGCGCCGCCCCGAAGATCCGCACCGTGTTCGCCTGCGCGGAGTGCGGGCAGCAGAGCCCGAAGTGGCTCGGCCAGTGCCCCGCGTGCAAGCAGTGGAACACGCTGCAGGAGGAGATCGCCGCCCCGGAGCCGAAGGCCGGCGCGGCGCCGCGCGGCTGGGGCACGCACGCGGCGGCGAGGCCGCTGCCGCTCCGCGAGGTGGAGGCGCGCGAGGAGCAGCGGCAGCGCACCGGGATCGGCGAGCTGGACCGGGTGCTGGGCGGCGGCGTGGTGCCCGGCGCGCTGGTGCTCCTCGGCGGCGATCCCGGCATCGGCAAGTCCACCCTCGTGCTCGCGGCGCTGGACCGCGTGGCGCAGGCCAACCCGGACCGTCCGGTGCTCTACGTCTCCGGCGAGGAGTCGGCGCGACAGGTGAAGCTCCGGGCCGACCGGCTCGGCGTCTCCGCGGCGAACCTGCAAGTGCTCGCCGAGACCGACGCGCTGAAGGTGCTGCAGGCCGTCGAGTCGCTCGCGCCGGCGGCCGTGGCGGTGGACTCGATCCAGACGCAGTACCTGCCCGAGCTGCAGAGCGCGCCCGGCACCGTCACGCAGATCCGCGAGGTGACCGCGCGGCTCATGGCGCTCGCCAAGACCACCGAGACGCCGGTGTTCCTCATCGGGCACGTCACGAAGGACGGCAGCATCGCCGGCCCGCGCGTGCTCGAGCACATGGTGGACACGGTCCTCTACTTCGAGGGCGGCGGCGCCCACCCGTACCGCGTGCTCCGCGCCCACAAGAACCGCTTCGGCTCGGCCAGCGAGATCGGCGTCTTCGAGATGAAGGCGGGCGGGCTGGCCGAGGTGGCGAACCCGTCGGCGCTGTTCCTGGCCGAGCGCCCCGAGGACGCGCCGGGGAGCGCGGTGACCGCGGTGCTGAACGGCACGCGGACGGTGCTGGTGGAGGTGCAGGCGCTGGTGGCGCCCACCGGGTACGGGACGCCGCGGCGGACCGCGCTCGGCGTGGACGGCAACCGCGTGGCGCTGCTCGCCGCGGTGCTCGAGAAGAAGGTCGGGCTGGAGATCCTGCCCTGCGACCTGTTCGTCAACGTGGCCGGCGGCCTGTCGGTGGACGACCCGGCCGCGGACCTCGCGGTGGTCGCCGCGCTCGCCTCGAGCTTCCGGGAGCGGGCGCTGCCGGCCCGGACGCTGGTGCTGGGCGAGGTGGGGCTGGCGGGCGAGGTGCGGGCGGTCTCGCAGCCCGGGATCCGCCTGGCGGAGGCGGCCCGCCTCGGCTTCCAGCGCGCCATCGTCCCCGCCGCGAGCCTCCGGCACGCGGACGCGCCCGAGGGCATCGAGCTGGTGGGCGTCACCACCGTCGCCGACGCCCTCGACCGGCTCGCGTAG
- the bioF gene encoding 8-amino-7-oxononanoate synthase — protein sequence MARGALDWIGAELVALDAKGLRRSLEPIGPAQGPVVRVGGRALVNLCSNDYLGLAADPRVRAAAADAAARFGAGSGAARLVAGDLPPHGALEARLAAWKGREAALLFGSGYHANAGVPGALVGRDDAVFSDVLNHASIVDGCLLSRAELVRYRHCDVEELAGLLARTRARRKLVVTDAIFSMDGDAAPLRELADLCDRHGAMLYVDEAHAAGVLGPGGAGLAEALGVQDRVDVHMGTLGKALGAFGAYVAGERRLVELLLSRARPFVFSTALPPPACAAALAALEVVATEPSRRTRLFALCARMQAGLARLGFDVARVASPIFPVVLGTEARALAAAAALRERGWFVRAIRPPTVPRGTSRLRVALSAAHDEAQVDGFLAALAEVLPGLPPEPRPPA from the coding sequence ATGGCGCGCGGCGCGCTCGACTGGATCGGCGCCGAGCTGGTGGCGCTCGACGCGAAGGGCCTGCGCCGGTCGCTCGAGCCCATCGGCCCGGCGCAGGGGCCGGTGGTCCGGGTGGGCGGCCGCGCGCTCGTGAACCTCTGCTCCAACGACTACCTCGGCCTCGCCGCGGATCCCCGGGTCCGCGCGGCCGCCGCCGACGCGGCGGCGCGCTTCGGCGCGGGTAGCGGCGCGGCGCGGCTGGTGGCGGGAGACCTGCCGCCGCACGGCGCGCTCGAGGCGCGGCTCGCCGCCTGGAAGGGCAGGGAGGCGGCGCTGCTGTTCGGCTCGGGCTACCACGCGAACGCGGGCGTGCCCGGCGCGCTGGTGGGGCGCGACGACGCGGTGTTCTCCGACGTCCTGAACCACGCCTCCATCGTGGACGGGTGCCTGCTCTCGCGCGCCGAGCTGGTCCGCTACCGGCACTGCGACGTGGAGGAGCTGGCCGGGCTGCTGGCCCGGACGCGGGCCCGCCGGAAGCTGGTGGTGACCGACGCGATCTTCTCCATGGACGGCGACGCCGCGCCGCTCCGCGAGCTGGCCGACCTGTGCGACCGGCACGGGGCCATGCTCTACGTGGACGAGGCGCACGCGGCCGGCGTGCTCGGGCCGGGCGGCGCGGGGCTGGCGGAGGCGCTCGGCGTGCAGGATCGGGTGGACGTGCACATGGGCACGCTCGGCAAGGCGCTCGGCGCGTTCGGCGCCTACGTGGCCGGCGAGCGGCGCCTGGTCGAGCTGCTGCTCTCGCGGGCGCGGCCGTTCGTGTTCAGCACCGCGCTCCCGCCGCCCGCCTGCGCCGCCGCGCTCGCCGCGCTGGAGGTGGTGGCGACCGAGCCGTCGCGACGCACCCGGCTGTTCGCGCTGTGCGCGCGGATGCAGGCCGGGCTGGCACGGCTCGGCTTCGACGTGGCGCGGGTCGCGTCGCCGATCTTCCCGGTGGTGCTGGGCACCGAGGCGCGCGCGCTGGCGGCCGCGGCGGCGCTGCGCGAGCGCGGGTGGTTCGTGCGCGCCATCCGCCCGCCCACCGTGCCGCGCGGCACGAGCCGGCTGCGGGTGGCGCTCTCCGCCGCGCACGACGAGGCGCAGGTGGACG
- a CDS encoding TonB-dependent receptor, with the protein MDSRPPLGRRARALALVFSAVVVCAGAGPFAAARADDAPPAPGDAGAPDPGAAPVELDELVIRVPGAEATRDPTGAVTVVEAGRYAGEAKAVAELVATAPGVAVSAYGGLGQLSTVSIRGSSASGVLVLLDGLPLNTAFGGGVDLSTLPRQWIERIEVLRGAEGAHYGAGALGGVVNVVTRGGEPGRWSAEASGGSFGTAAASAEAAAGGERWTLFGAAGAERSDGDFTYRKRPQSSLPGSPYQTFTRENNGSARGGGIAKLTARLGERRLDALLQLSGGRRELAGWPGNDTPDDWQRDARALLSVRLSGPGPAPGLTLGARLTGRADLLDTRIGSLSGGDPVHQRGGAAGAEAEAVLLHRHGALRAALGADGEALRADGLGDPRTRAQLSATLSEDARLAAGRVRLSPAVRAERVGPFDGLSAKLGGSVRLLGPLAARASAGRTFRAPGFAELYLQQGGALPNPSLRPETGLSADAALVAEGARGMASVGGHLTRYEDLIVYQASALGRMKPFNTGRARVAGLEVEAATAPAPRLLGLALGAAYTYLRTETLRGEAAEVGRDLPFRPRHRLFARAAIAPGPAEAHLEAHYVGAQWRDARNADRVAEALLWNAGASVRLARRAGLRLGLEARNLLDDRTLTDPIGNPLPGRMVMVTLRAGSTPGDPTP; encoded by the coding sequence TTGGACTCGAGGCCTCCCCTCGGGCGGCGCGCGCGCGCGCTCGCCCTCGTCTTCTCCGCCGTGGTCGTCTGCGCCGGCGCCGGCCCCTTCGCCGCCGCGCGTGCCGACGACGCGCCGCCCGCCCCGGGCGACGCCGGTGCGCCCGACCCCGGCGCCGCGCCGGTCGAGCTCGACGAGCTCGTGATCCGCGTGCCCGGCGCCGAGGCGACGCGCGACCCCACCGGCGCGGTCACCGTGGTCGAGGCCGGCCGCTACGCCGGCGAGGCCAAGGCGGTCGCCGAGCTGGTCGCCACCGCGCCCGGCGTGGCGGTGAGCGCGTACGGCGGCCTCGGCCAGCTCTCCACCGTGTCCATCCGCGGCTCGAGCGCGAGCGGCGTGCTCGTGCTGCTCGACGGCCTGCCGCTCAACACGGCGTTCGGGGGCGGCGTGGACCTGTCCACGCTGCCGCGCCAGTGGATCGAGCGCATCGAGGTGCTGCGCGGCGCCGAGGGGGCGCACTACGGCGCGGGCGCGCTGGGCGGGGTCGTGAACGTGGTCACGCGCGGCGGCGAGCCGGGGCGCTGGTCGGCCGAGGCGAGCGGCGGCTCGTTCGGCACCGCCGCGGCCTCGGCCGAGGCGGCGGCCGGCGGGGAGCGCTGGACCTTGTTCGGCGCGGCGGGCGCGGAGCGGAGCGACGGCGACTTCACCTACCGGAAGCGCCCGCAGAGCTCGCTGCCCGGCAGCCCGTACCAGACGTTCACGCGCGAGAACAACGGCAGCGCGCGCGGCGGCGGGATCGCGAAGCTCACCGCCCGCCTCGGCGAGCGCCGGCTGGACGCGCTGCTGCAGCTCTCCGGCGGCCGCCGGGAGCTGGCCGGGTGGCCCGGCAACGACACCCCCGACGACTGGCAGCGCGACGCCCGGGCGCTCCTGTCGGTCCGGCTGTCCGGCCCCGGCCCCGCGCCCGGGCTCACCCTCGGCGCGCGCCTCACCGGGCGCGCCGACCTGCTCGACACGCGCATCGGGAGCCTGTCCGGCGGCGACCCGGTGCACCAGCGCGGCGGCGCCGCCGGCGCGGAGGCCGAGGCGGTGCTGCTCCACCGGCACGGCGCGCTCCGGGCCGCACTGGGCGCCGACGGGGAGGCGCTCCGCGCCGACGGCCTGGGCGACCCGCGGACGCGCGCGCAGCTGTCCGCCACGCTCTCCGAGGACGCCCGCCTCGCCGCCGGCCGGGTGCGGCTCTCGCCGGCGGTGCGCGCCGAGCGGGTGGGCCCGTTCGACGGGCTCTCCGCGAAGCTCGGCGGGAGCGTGCGCCTGCTCGGGCCGCTCGCGGCGCGCGCCAGCGCCGGCCGCACCTTCCGCGCCCCCGGCTTCGCGGAGCTCTACCTGCAGCAGGGCGGCGCGCTGCCCAACCCGTCGCTCCGCCCCGAGACCGGCCTCTCCGCCGACGCGGCGCTGGTCGCGGAGGGCGCGCGCGGCATGGCGAGCGTGGGCGGCCACCTCACGCGCTACGAGGACCTGATCGTCTACCAGGCCAGCGCGCTCGGCCGGATGAAGCCGTTCAACACCGGCCGCGCCCGGGTCGCCGGCCTGGAGGTCGAGGCCGCCACCGCGCCCGCGCCGCGCCTGCTCGGCCTGGCGCTGGGCGCCGCGTACACGTACCTGCGCACCGAGACGCTGCGCGGCGAGGCGGCCGAGGTGGGCCGGGACCTGCCGTTCCGCCCGCGCCACCGCCTGTTCGCGCGCGCCGCGATCGCCCCCGGGCCGGCCGAGGCCCACCTCGAGGCCCACTACGTGGGCGCGCAGTGGCGGGACGCGCGCAACGCGGACCGCGTCGCCGAGGCGCTGCTCTGGAACGCGGGCGCCTCGGTGCGCCTCGCCCGCCGCGCCGGGCTGCGGCTCGGGCTGGAGGCGCGCAACCTGCTCGACGACCGCACGCTGACGGACCCCATCGGAAACCCGCTTCCCGGCCGCATGGTGATGGTCACCCTGCGCGCCGGCTCGACCCCAGGAGACCCCACCCCATGA
- a CDS encoding lmo0937 family membrane protein, whose translation MLWTITVILLVLWAVGLVSGATVGWWVHLLLILAVITLILAVIRRGSAAV comes from the coding sequence ATGCTCTGGACGATCACAGTCATCCTGCTCGTGCTGTGGGCGGTGGGCCTGGTGTCGGGCGCCACCGTGGGCTGGTGGGTGCACCTGCTGCTGATCCTCGCCGTCATCACGCTCATCCTGGCGGTGATCCGGCGCGGCTCGGCAGCCGTATAG
- a CDS encoding MXAN_6577-like cysteine-rich protein: MIRIPLPALRAALAAAALALAACSSDPEIVCAAGEQVCGGACTSVEIDSSNCGACGAACGAYQECNAGACECGPGTVECGGGCVDLASDPGSCGACGHACGTGQVCAGGTCASACPAGLLSCGGACADPSSDRWNCGACGVRCDRGESCREGACRPDVYVACFATDDVRPANAALRGGLPRAAGDGPIALGVAAGRLWAAASLSHSLVSFPLDLGAAGVETVLGGGDLEALSVSGDRLWVANAAAGSLVVYDAAARRVVDEVVLGTTGVNPRWVAFASGRAYAALYGLDAASGGQEVAVIDLATGGIVRRIDLRALADAPGLPFPSHAVVAGGRVYVTLANLRLGEWGYYTDPAGSGKLAVIDPAADDALTSIDLGDGCLNAGGLAASADGRMLWVACGGSAAVLPVELGDAGATLHAPVAAPDFSAPGNIALCGGTAYVTDQWSGSVWRFDPSTGERLAAGEICPASQAGWAWAADVACAP, translated from the coding sequence ATGATCCGGATCCCCCTCCCCGCCCTCCGGGCGGCCCTCGCCGCGGCGGCGCTCGCGCTCGCGGCCTGCAGCAGCGACCCCGAGATCGTCTGCGCCGCCGGCGAGCAGGTCTGCGGCGGCGCCTGCACCTCGGTCGAGATCGACTCCTCGAACTGCGGCGCGTGCGGCGCGGCCTGCGGCGCGTACCAGGAGTGCAACGCGGGCGCGTGCGAGTGCGGGCCCGGCACGGTCGAGTGCGGCGGCGGCTGCGTGGACCTCGCGTCGGATCCCGGGAGCTGCGGCGCCTGCGGCCACGCCTGCGGCACGGGCCAGGTCTGCGCCGGCGGCACCTGCGCCAGCGCCTGCCCGGCCGGGCTGCTGTCCTGCGGCGGCGCGTGCGCGGACCCGTCGTCGGACCGCTGGAACTGCGGCGCGTGCGGGGTGCGCTGCGACCGCGGCGAGAGCTGCCGCGAGGGCGCGTGCCGGCCGGACGTGTACGTGGCCTGCTTCGCGACCGACGACGTGCGCCCGGCGAACGCCGCGCTGCGCGGCGGCCTGCCCCGCGCGGCCGGCGACGGCCCCATCGCGCTGGGCGTGGCGGCCGGCCGGCTCTGGGCCGCGGCCTCGCTCTCGCACTCGCTCGTGTCCTTCCCGCTCGACCTCGGCGCGGCCGGCGTCGAGACGGTGCTGGGCGGCGGCGACCTCGAGGCGCTCTCCGTCAGCGGCGACCGCCTGTGGGTCGCGAACGCGGCCGCCGGGTCGCTGGTGGTGTACGACGCCGCCGCGCGGCGCGTGGTGGACGAGGTCGTCCTCGGAACGACCGGCGTGAACCCGCGCTGGGTGGCGTTCGCGAGCGGCCGCGCCTACGCGGCGCTGTACGGCCTCGACGCGGCGTCGGGCGGCCAGGAGGTGGCGGTGATCGACCTCGCGACCGGCGGGATCGTCCGGCGCATCGACCTGCGCGCGCTCGCCGACGCCCCCGGCCTCCCCTTCCCGTCCCACGCCGTGGTGGCGGGCGGCCGCGTGTACGTCACGCTGGCCAACCTGCGCCTGGGCGAGTGGGGCTACTACACCGACCCGGCGGGCAGCGGGAAGCTGGCGGTCATCGACCCGGCGGCGGACGACGCGCTCACCTCCATCGACCTGGGCGACGGCTGCCTGAACGCGGGCGGCCTGGCCGCGAGCGCCGACGGGCGGATGCTGTGGGTGGCGTGCGGCGGGAGCGCCGCGGTGCTGCCGGTGGAGCTCGGCGACGCCGGCGCGACGCTGCACGCCCCGGTGGCCGCGCCGGACTTCTCGGCCCCGGGTAACATCGCGCTGTGCGGCGGGACTGCCTACGTCACCGATCAGTGGTCCGGCTCGGTGTGGCGCTTCGATCCTTCCACCGGCGAGCGCCTCGCCGCCGGCGAGATCTGCCCGGCCAGCCAGGCGGGGTGGGCCTGGGCCGCGGACGTCGCGTGCGCGCCGTAG